A portion of the Phyllopteryx taeniolatus isolate TA_2022b chromosome 15, UOR_Ptae_1.2, whole genome shotgun sequence genome contains these proteins:
- the LOC133465231 gene encoding astacin-like metalloendopeptidase: MLLLFAALFCCATRQHGRCAPSPAKDKDILIKALEYTENNPETLAGLMDDAVAEGDMLLQSNRNAVDRLWPSTKIPYKIDSNLGFRTNDIEMALNMIYSHTCLSFHKRTTEVDYLFFKDGFGCASYVGFIGGKQDVHMGSNCRFGNIVHEVLHALGFYHEHTRMDRGKYISIVSGNIMQGHHKNFRKQIGETFQLAYDLTSIMHYGRTFFSANGKPTIVPKVEASNMGQRVGMTHTDVRRVRLLYKCDQMGRVVAPKWLEPADKSAPPFIAQLEDAIALPRNTTRSLLEGARNTS; the protein is encoded by the exons ATGTTGCTGCTCTTTGCTGCACTTTTCTGCTGTGCAACCCGTCAGCATG gCCGCTGTGCTCCGTCACCAGCCAAAGACAAAG ACATCCTCATCAAAGCACTCGAGTACACCGAGAACAACCCGGAGACGCTAGCAG GCTTGATGGATGATGCAGTGGCGGAGGGTGACATGCTTCTGCAA AGTAACCGTAACGCAGTGGACAGACTGTGGCCTTCCACAAAGATCCCGTACAAGATTGATTCCAATTTGG GCTTCCGCACCAATGACATTGAGATGGCGCTGAACATGATCTATTCCCACACCTGCTTGTCCTTCCACAAGCGTACCACCGAGGTGGACTACCTCTTCTTCAAAGACGGCTTTGG GTGTGCGTCCTACGTGGGCTTCATAGGCGGCAAGCAGGATGTGCACATGGGCAGCAACTGCAGGTTCGGCAACATCGTCCACGAGGTCCTCCATGCGCTGGGATTCTACCACGAGCACACAAGGATGGACCGCGGGAAATACATCAGCATTGTGTCCGGTAACATCATGCAAG GGCATCATAAAAACTTCCGGAAGCAAATTGGGGAAACGTTCCAGCTCGCGTACGACCTGACCTCCATCATGCACTACGGCAG GACTTTCTTCTCGGCAAATGGGAAGCCCACCATCGTGCCCAAAGTGGAGGCCAGTAACATGGGTCAGCGCGTCGGCATGACTCACACAGACGTCCGAAGAGTTCGTCTGCTCTACAAATGTG ACCAAATGGGCAGAGTGGTGGCACCCAAGTGGTTGGAACCTGCAGACAAATCTGCGCCACCCTTTATTGCGCAGCTGGAAGATGCCATCGCCCTCCCCCGCAATACCACCCGGTCCCTGCTGGAGGGCGCCAGAAACACCAGCTGA